A genomic region of Rhodococcus qingshengii JCM 15477 contains the following coding sequences:
- a CDS encoding exopolysaccharide biosynthesis polyprenyl glycosylphosphotransferase: MLKSSDSSNYGENRNKFRMGIATREPEVRGARAWEQQYIRGLRITDTLVIAGAVLVAQWARVMADATFEAWGSEHLRYTLISIVLAVLWLSFLAINRTRSPRVVGSGPEEYRRVVTSTVRLFGLIAMGSLLLKFDLGRGYLAVGFSVGLMGILVGRRMWRRRIAAKRVRGLLQTSIILIGSREAVAEADTSFARDPGSGYRVVGACVPNFEIGAETYISSLGRDIPIYGDESCLLEALKVSNADTVVVSATEYLGLKGMRKLVWDLEPFNVDLVVSPGVIDISGPRLEMRPVSGFPLIHIEKPQYHGAKKFGKKSFDVIFALLALAATAPLIAIAALAIKIDNRGPAFYISERIGLGGVPFRMFKLRSMVVDADSKFLGLMHTNEVEGGVLFKVRDDPRMTRVGSWLRRYSIDELPQFLNVLRGEMSVVGPRPPLLRETEAYDDQIRRRLLVKPGLTGLWQTSGRSDLPWDETVRLDLLYVENWSLVQDLLIVVKTVRTVIRGDGAY; the protein is encoded by the coding sequence ATGTTGAAGTCCTCGGACAGTTCGAATTACGGTGAGAACCGGAACAAATTCCGTATGGGGATTGCGACCCGAGAGCCTGAAGTTCGTGGGGCACGGGCCTGGGAACAGCAGTATATTCGGGGTCTCCGCATAACGGATACATTGGTAATTGCGGGCGCCGTATTGGTTGCGCAATGGGCGAGAGTGATGGCCGACGCGACATTCGAGGCCTGGGGGTCCGAGCATCTGCGTTACACTCTCATATCAATTGTTCTTGCGGTCTTGTGGTTGAGCTTTCTGGCGATCAATCGGACTAGATCGCCGCGAGTAGTCGGAAGCGGGCCCGAGGAGTATCGCCGAGTCGTTACGTCCACCGTACGTCTGTTCGGACTGATCGCGATGGGTTCCCTGCTGCTGAAATTCGACCTTGGCCGCGGATACCTCGCGGTAGGATTTTCCGTTGGGCTCATGGGCATTTTAGTCGGTCGACGTATGTGGCGGAGACGAATTGCAGCCAAGCGTGTTCGAGGGCTTTTGCAAACTTCGATAATTCTGATCGGTAGCCGAGAAGCTGTTGCTGAAGCAGATACTTCGTTCGCACGCGACCCAGGTTCAGGATACCGTGTTGTCGGTGCATGCGTTCCGAACTTTGAAATTGGTGCCGAAACCTACATTTCATCTCTTGGCAGAGATATTCCCATCTATGGCGACGAGAGTTGCCTGCTCGAGGCTTTAAAAGTATCCAATGCAGATACCGTAGTGGTCAGTGCGACGGAATATTTAGGTTTAAAGGGAATGCGAAAGCTGGTGTGGGACCTCGAACCCTTCAATGTTGATTTGGTTGTCTCGCCGGGGGTGATCGATATTTCCGGTCCTCGCTTGGAAATGCGCCCAGTTTCAGGATTTCCGTTGATTCACATCGAAAAGCCCCAATATCATGGAGCGAAGAAGTTCGGAAAAAAGTCCTTCGATGTTATTTTCGCGCTACTGGCGCTCGCCGCTACGGCACCATTAATCGCGATTGCCGCACTCGCAATAAAAATCGACAACCGGGGTCCCGCTTTCTATATATCGGAGCGGATAGGTTTGGGCGGTGTGCCCTTCCGAATGTTCAAACTTCGTTCGATGGTTGTCGACGCAGACTCGAAGTTTCTCGGGTTGATGCACACGAACGAGGTGGAGGGCGGGGTGCTGTTCAAGGTTCGTGACGATCCTCGAATGACACGGGTCGGTTCGTGGCTTCGCCGATACAGTATCGACGAGCTGCCCCAGTTCTTGAATGTTCTCCGCGGTGAGATGAGTGTAGTCGGACCTCGGCCGCCACTGCTGCGCGAGACCGAAGCTTACGACGATCAAATTCGTCGCCGATTGTTGGTGAAACCTGGACTGACTGGACTGTGGCAGACCAGCGGCAGGTCCGATTTGCCATGGGATGAGACTGTCCGACTGGATCTACTGTATGTCGAAAACTGGTCTCTAGTTCAGGATTTGTTGATCGTGGTCAAGACCGTGCGGACCGTAATCAGGGGCGACGGTGCGTATTGA
- a CDS encoding alpha/beta hydrolase, whose protein sequence is MSSGIVVGLLTVILTIGSGTAPSFAEPAAASSPSRSTGLVHVADRQWELSVYSESMDRVIVLDVLRPETGNESLPVLYLLGELWEQKTDVKDFFADKNVNVVMPRGGAYTYYADWKNDDPVLGRNKWSTFLTRELPPIIDDVLKTNGKNSIAGISMAATSVLSLAIEAPGLYSAVGSYSGCAQTSDPLGALYVRILVEGRGGGDTANMWGPTDDPTWAANDPYLRADKLRGTEIYISNGAGLPGPHDTFDSPGIDRDPKAWVDRLVVGGLIEAATNMCTNRLTSRLDTVGIDYTFNFRVNRTHDWGYWQDDLHDSWPMFETAMRGSTS, encoded by the coding sequence ATGTCGTCCGGAATCGTTGTAGGTCTATTGACAGTGATACTGACAATTGGTTCCGGCACTGCACCAAGTTTTGCGGAACCCGCCGCCGCCTCGTCGCCTTCACGCTCGACGGGATTGGTCCATGTCGCCGACAGGCAATGGGAGCTGTCCGTGTACTCGGAATCTATGGATCGTGTGATCGTGTTGGACGTGTTGCGGCCAGAGACCGGAAACGAATCCCTGCCGGTTCTCTACTTGCTCGGCGAACTTTGGGAACAGAAAACAGATGTGAAAGATTTTTTCGCCGACAAAAACGTTAATGTGGTCATGCCACGCGGAGGCGCGTACACATACTATGCCGATTGGAAGAACGACGATCCGGTATTGGGCAGGAATAAATGGTCGACCTTCTTGACCCGCGAGCTCCCACCGATTATCGACGACGTCCTGAAAACCAACGGGAAGAACTCGATTGCCGGAATCTCGATGGCGGCCACTTCCGTTCTGAGCCTGGCCATCGAGGCCCCAGGACTGTACAGCGCAGTGGGATCGTACAGCGGTTGCGCTCAGACAAGTGACCCACTCGGCGCGCTGTACGTCCGAATTCTAGTGGAGGGCAGGGGAGGTGGCGATACCGCAAACATGTGGGGCCCCACAGATGACCCGACGTGGGCAGCGAACGACCCGTACCTTCGAGCGGACAAGTTGCGCGGAACTGAAATCTATATTTCTAATGGCGCCGGGCTGCCAGGCCCTCACGACACATTCGACTCACCGGGCATCGACCGAGACCCGAAAGCATGGGTTGATCGCCTGGTGGTCGGCGGCCTCATCGAAGCCGCCACCAACATGTGCACTAACCGACTGACCTCACGGCTTGACACGGTCGGTATCGACTACACCTTCAATTTTCGTGTCAACCGTACTCACGACTGGGGATACTGGCAGGACGACCTGCATGATTCCTGGCCTATGTTCGAAACTGCGATGCGTGGCAGCACATCCTAA
- a CDS encoding histone-like nucleoid-structuring protein Lsr2 translates to MAEIFIRQLIDDLDGKPIDAGLEHEITFSYQGADYRIDLRPTNADKIVAAFAPYINAAEKIPSVGKARVKTPTATKTSGSGRSAEQLKAIRDWAGKNGFGVSPRGRIKADVIDAFDAAH, encoded by the coding sequence GTGGCCGAAATTTTCATTCGCCAACTTATCGACGATCTCGACGGAAAACCTATCGACGCAGGATTGGAACACGAAATCACCTTCTCCTATCAGGGCGCTGACTACCGGATAGATCTTCGACCCACCAATGCCGACAAAATCGTGGCGGCGTTCGCCCCGTACATCAATGCGGCGGAGAAGATACCGTCTGTTGGTAAAGCCCGTGTGAAAACCCCCACTGCGACCAAGACATCGGGTTCTGGTCGATCAGCGGAGCAACTGAAAGCGATCCGCGACTGGGCCGGTAAGAACGGCTTCGGCGTCTCCCCGCGAGGGCGAATCAAAGCAGACGTCATCGATGCTTTCGACGCCGCACACTGA
- a CDS encoding glycosyltransferase, which yields MSESIGVVIVTHNGERYLPEQVRSILTQSLVPALIVLVDDQSQDSSVSTVRQLVAESGIELRVVQAPPAPGIELFTRIAANFELGLREIVHCRFVAFSDQDDVWEPHRLAHQSERLVATGAAVTVGDGMLIDESGQLLNSTLRENFPVLDNWDSASPLARFRSVIRSPMATGAAMMIEMASVATTLPVPPGWLHDRWLSLFAASRNALDVDDEMVVRYRISDGQTVGVNTAVDKSPVARIGSTLVQPLVAVRKMHHLTRRLRPLATDESIRRQLTFARMAHLYLMPGRVAANSLG from the coding sequence ATGAGTGAATCCATCGGTGTTGTGATCGTTACTCATAACGGGGAGCGCTATCTGCCCGAGCAGGTTCGATCAATCTTGACGCAGAGTCTTGTGCCCGCACTGATCGTGCTGGTCGACGATCAATCGCAGGACTCATCAGTCTCGACGGTCAGACAACTGGTTGCAGAATCAGGAATCGAACTCCGGGTGGTACAGGCACCTCCGGCACCGGGGATCGAACTTTTCACCAGAATCGCTGCGAATTTCGAGCTTGGCCTGCGTGAGATAGTGCACTGTAGGTTCGTTGCGTTCTCAGATCAGGATGATGTGTGGGAACCACATCGTCTGGCACACCAATCTGAGCGTCTGGTGGCTACCGGAGCGGCGGTCACAGTAGGCGACGGGATGCTCATCGACGAGTCGGGTCAACTATTGAATTCCACGCTTCGCGAGAATTTTCCGGTACTCGATAACTGGGATTCAGCGAGCCCGCTAGCGCGTTTCCGCTCGGTGATCAGATCGCCGATGGCGACGGGGGCCGCGATGATGATCGAAATGGCTTCGGTAGCAACGACGTTACCGGTACCACCGGGTTGGCTTCATGACCGGTGGTTGTCTCTCTTCGCTGCCAGTCGTAACGCATTAGATGTTGATGACGAGATGGTAGTTCGATATCGGATTTCTGACGGCCAAACCGTCGGTGTGAACACCGCGGTCGATAAATCGCCGGTAGCGCGAATCGGAAGCACCCTGGTACAACCGCTTGTGGCGGTGCGCAAAATGCACCATTTGACACGCCGATTGCGCCCGCTTGCCACTGATGAGAGCATTCGGCGTCAGTTGACCTTTGCGCGGATGGCGCACTTATATCTGATGCCGGGTCGCGTTGCCGCGAATTCTCTGGGGTGA
- a CDS encoding ABC transporter ATP-binding protein — protein MSEYAINIEDISKKFRIYHERNQTLKTAVMRRRISVHDDFWALKDISFEIPSGSTFALVGNNGSGKSTLLKCIAQILYPTKGSIKTSGRLAALLEVGSGFHPELTGRENVYLNGSILGMKKAEIDRKFDEIVDFSGVEEFIDQPVKNYSSGMYVRLGFSVAITVEPEILVVDEVLAVGDAAFQEKCTAKFAQIRHEGRTVVVVAHSIAALRNMSDHAAWLEHGEVKAVGPASSVLAQYFDSTRTDLGRDAQGRIRYGSGEARLEAVEVVGYGETSDLMQVVAGAPIEFRIHYTASERIDNPVFALTIETVDGILLWDTNTRDSDFPIPAIDGGGVLNFMIPSLPLTSGEFVVHAAVSDQSTQHVFDHVRGAVRLLVERGSYGVERSGYLALGGRWNTTDTI, from the coding sequence ATGAGCGAGTATGCAATAAACATCGAAGATATATCGAAGAAATTTCGAATATATCACGAGCGTAATCAGACATTGAAAACTGCCGTCATGCGTCGACGGATATCAGTTCACGATGACTTCTGGGCGCTCAAAGACATTTCCTTCGAGATTCCGAGCGGATCGACCTTTGCGCTGGTTGGTAACAACGGGTCCGGAAAGTCAACGCTTCTCAAATGCATCGCACAAATATTGTATCCAACAAAAGGATCTATCAAAACATCGGGCCGACTGGCTGCGCTTCTTGAAGTAGGATCAGGATTTCATCCCGAATTGACTGGTCGCGAAAATGTGTACCTCAACGGGTCGATACTCGGAATGAAGAAGGCTGAAATCGATCGAAAGTTTGACGAAATCGTAGATTTCTCCGGAGTTGAGGAATTTATCGATCAACCGGTAAAGAACTATTCCAGCGGAATGTACGTCCGTCTCGGATTTTCGGTTGCCATCACCGTTGAACCAGAAATACTCGTTGTAGATGAAGTATTAGCTGTTGGTGATGCAGCTTTTCAGGAGAAGTGTACCGCAAAATTCGCTCAAATACGCCACGAAGGTCGCACGGTAGTGGTAGTCGCACATTCGATCGCGGCACTAAGGAATATGTCCGACCACGCGGCTTGGCTCGAACACGGCGAGGTGAAGGCTGTCGGCCCCGCCAGTTCAGTACTCGCGCAGTATTTCGACTCGACGCGGACAGACCTCGGCCGAGACGCGCAAGGTAGAATCCGCTACGGATCGGGTGAAGCACGGTTGGAAGCAGTGGAGGTCGTCGGTTACGGCGAAACATCTGATCTGATGCAGGTGGTTGCCGGCGCGCCGATCGAATTTCGTATCCACTACACCGCCAGCGAGAGAATCGATAATCCAGTCTTCGCTCTCACGATCGAGACTGTGGATGGGATTCTGCTCTGGGACACCAATACTCGTGACTCGGACTTTCCGATCCCGGCTATCGACGGGGGCGGAGTGTTGAATTTCATGATTCCGTCCTTGCCTCTGACTTCTGGGGAGTTCGTCGTACATGCGGCGGTGTCAGACCAGAGCACACAACACGTATTCGATCACGTTAGAGGAGCCGTGCGTTTGCTCGTAGAAAGAGGAAGCTACGGCGTCGAACGGAGCGGATACTTGGCTCTCGGCGGCCGCTGGAACACTACAGACACGATCTGA
- the rfbB gene encoding dTDP-glucose 4,6-dehydratase — protein MRLLVTGGAGFIGANFVHQTVASHPGVEVTVVDALTYAGNRSSLTEVEDRIHFVHGDVADQGLVDELVARSDAVVHFAAESHNDNSLNDPEPFIRTNVMGTFSLLQAVRAHKVRYHHISTDEVYGDLELDDPTRFTESTPYNPSSPYSASKASSDLIVRAWVRSFGIEATISNCSNNYGPYQHVEKFIPRQITNLIDGVRPRLYGEGRNIRDWIHVDDHNRAVWDILERGTSGETYLIGADGETDNRTVIAALLEIFGRKPDEFDFVTDRPGHDMRYAIDPTRIQRELGWQPRYRNFRSGLEATVEWYRDNEKWWRPQKAVTEAGYSASEAVVD, from the coding sequence GTGCGACTGCTGGTCACCGGAGGTGCCGGGTTTATCGGCGCCAATTTTGTTCACCAGACGGTGGCGTCGCATCCGGGCGTCGAGGTTACTGTTGTCGATGCCCTGACCTATGCCGGTAATCGGAGCTCGCTGACCGAGGTGGAGGATCGCATCCACTTCGTCCACGGTGATGTCGCCGATCAGGGCTTGGTGGACGAGTTGGTAGCGCGATCTGATGCAGTGGTCCATTTTGCGGCGGAAAGCCACAACGACAATTCGTTGAATGATCCGGAACCGTTTATCCGGACGAACGTGATGGGTACGTTCTCGCTCCTGCAGGCTGTTCGGGCGCATAAGGTTCGGTATCACCACATCTCGACGGACGAGGTGTACGGCGATCTTGAACTGGATGACCCGACGCGATTCACCGAGTCGACGCCGTACAACCCTTCGAGTCCGTATTCGGCGTCGAAGGCGTCGAGCGATCTGATTGTGCGGGCGTGGGTGCGTTCGTTCGGGATCGAGGCAACGATCTCCAATTGCTCCAACAATTACGGCCCGTATCAGCATGTCGAGAAGTTCATCCCGCGCCAGATCACAAATCTGATCGACGGCGTGCGTCCCCGGTTGTACGGAGAAGGTCGCAACATTCGCGATTGGATTCACGTCGACGATCACAATCGTGCGGTCTGGGACATCCTGGAACGGGGCACGTCAGGCGAAACGTACCTGATTGGCGCGGATGGCGAAACGGATAACCGAACGGTGATTGCAGCCCTGCTCGAGATTTTCGGGCGCAAACCAGACGAATTCGACTTCGTCACTGACCGTCCAGGGCACGACATGCGGTACGCGATCGATCCGACGCGAATTCAACGGGAATTGGGATGGCAGCCGCGGTATCGCAATTTCCGCAGTGGATTGGAAGCAACCGTGGAGTGGTATCGCGACAACGAAAAGTGGTGGCGTCCACAGAAGGCTGTCACCGAGGCAGGCTATTCAGCTTCGGAAGCTGTAGTGGACTGA
- a CDS encoding DUF4012 domain-containing protein, protein MSIHDDGTKAERQGGRRRATGGVHRRAEPTTSRSPLARKVGGGALLIMSTFAVWFGYESVVTVTNAMAARDSVDQIKTSLLGGNADELNNSIESAAHSVDRSHAAANSLPWRIAAAVPVVGSPFRSVQGIIDVVDGLVSDVLVPASKTGAVLSAGGSDSGHNLNLAAFADAVPALAQAKEASAGLAVEAADIPSTFFSPVDGVRTQLVEQTTQLTGWLDTGYSAAQILPSMLGAEGPRNYFVAFQTNAEARGTGGLMGGSAIVRAENGQISVEKPESNLELELKYDPIDLGPEFEKMYGGDLASTTNWQNANFSPHFPYAAQIWRSIWAQHSGLTVDGVIATDPVALSYILSAVGPIQMPDGEIIDESNVVDITLNQAYFRFGEDQYARKDYLQDIAKAVIEKINSRSGSMKDLFKAISRAVSEQRISVWSANPTEQEFIAGTAVAHTVPEDSAPYANVIVNNGAGGKMDYYLARSIAYRADSCEDERRNSTVDVQLTNTAPMRDDYPSYLVGRRTEVTQYPGPPGTNRSVVSLFATEGAELSQVTINGAPSFAIMTKELGHPVFTVQVLTQPGKSADIQFQMTEPAASGEARVPIQPLVIPAHVEVDVPTC, encoded by the coding sequence GTGAGCATTCATGATGACGGAACGAAGGCTGAAAGACAGGGTGGCCGTCGTCGGGCGACGGGCGGTGTGCACCGCCGTGCTGAACCTACGACGTCACGCAGTCCACTCGCGCGCAAGGTCGGCGGCGGAGCGCTGCTCATCATGTCCACGTTCGCCGTCTGGTTCGGGTACGAATCGGTAGTCACCGTCACCAATGCGATGGCCGCGAGGGACAGCGTAGATCAAATAAAGACCTCCCTACTTGGTGGCAACGCTGACGAGCTCAACAACAGTATCGAATCTGCGGCGCACTCCGTGGATCGATCTCACGCGGCCGCAAATTCGTTGCCATGGCGCATCGCAGCGGCAGTTCCGGTCGTGGGAAGCCCATTTCGCTCGGTGCAAGGCATCATCGATGTTGTCGACGGGTTGGTGTCGGATGTATTGGTTCCGGCGTCGAAGACGGGAGCGGTTCTGTCTGCAGGCGGCTCAGATAGCGGCCATAATTTGAATTTGGCCGCATTTGCCGACGCTGTTCCCGCTCTCGCTCAGGCGAAGGAGGCTTCGGCAGGCCTTGCCGTAGAAGCGGCAGACATTCCGTCGACCTTTTTCTCGCCTGTCGATGGGGTTCGCACTCAACTAGTCGAGCAGACCACCCAGCTCACAGGATGGCTTGACACAGGATACTCAGCAGCCCAGATCCTCCCGTCGATGCTTGGGGCAGAGGGACCTCGCAACTATTTCGTCGCCTTCCAGACAAATGCGGAGGCCCGCGGGACGGGAGGATTGATGGGAGGGTCCGCGATCGTGCGTGCAGAGAACGGCCAGATTTCGGTCGAAAAACCCGAGAGTAATCTCGAACTCGAATTGAAATACGATCCAATCGACCTAGGCCCTGAATTCGAGAAAATGTATGGCGGAGACCTGGCGAGCACCACGAACTGGCAAAATGCGAATTTCAGTCCCCACTTCCCATACGCTGCACAGATCTGGCGATCGATCTGGGCCCAGCATTCCGGCTTGACGGTCGATGGAGTCATCGCAACAGACCCAGTCGCGTTGAGCTACATCCTGTCGGCCGTCGGCCCCATTCAGATGCCTGACGGGGAGATCATCGACGAGTCGAATGTTGTTGACATCACGCTGAACCAGGCCTACTTCCGCTTCGGTGAAGATCAGTATGCCCGCAAGGATTACCTGCAAGATATCGCGAAGGCGGTTATCGAGAAAATAAATTCTCGATCGGGATCCATGAAAGACCTATTCAAGGCGATCTCAAGGGCTGTCAGTGAACAGCGGATATCTGTCTGGAGTGCGAATCCCACAGAACAAGAATTCATTGCGGGGACCGCGGTCGCCCACACCGTACCCGAAGATTCTGCTCCTTACGCCAACGTGATTGTCAACAATGGAGCCGGCGGCAAGATGGATTACTATTTGGCTCGTAGCATCGCGTACCGGGCGGATTCGTGCGAAGATGAACGACGTAATTCCACAGTAGATGTTCAACTGACCAACACTGCCCCCATGCGCGACGACTATCCATCTTACCTGGTCGGGCGAAGAACCGAGGTCACGCAGTATCCTGGACCACCCGGCACGAACCGGTCGGTGGTCTCGCTGTTCGCCACAGAAGGAGCCGAACTCAGCCAGGTAACTATCAACGGCGCTCCGTCCTTTGCGATCATGACGAAAGAGCTTGGGCACCCGGTTTTTACCGTTCAAGTGCTCACCCAACCCGGAAAATCCGCGGATATCCAGTTTCAGATGACAGAACCTGCAGCGTCCGGTGAGGCTCGTGTTCCGATTCAACCGCTGGTAATACCGGCTCATGTAGAGGTGGACGTCCCGACCTGCTGA
- a CDS encoding dTDP-4-dehydrorhamnose 3,5-epimerase family protein, which produces MDIRELRIAGAWEITPRQFGDNRGVFLEWFKSSAFTTATGRNLELAQANCSVSAAGSLRGIHFTDTPPGQAKYVTCVKGAFLDVIVDLRVGSPTFGEWDSVLIDDIDRKAVYLSEGLGHAILSLEDGSTVMYLCSIEYSPQFDRDLNPFDPDLNIAWPTTDRAGQPLAYELSEKDSAATSLEALRTSGSLPTVTESPCSPRTWR; this is translated from the coding sequence ATGGACATCCGTGAACTGAGAATTGCCGGAGCTTGGGAAATCACTCCCCGACAATTCGGAGACAACCGCGGCGTCTTCCTCGAATGGTTCAAAAGCTCAGCCTTCACCACCGCAACAGGCCGCAACCTCGAACTGGCGCAAGCTAATTGCTCGGTTTCTGCAGCAGGAAGTTTGCGCGGAATCCACTTCACCGACACACCTCCCGGGCAAGCCAAGTATGTCACCTGCGTCAAAGGAGCATTCCTCGACGTCATCGTCGACCTACGCGTCGGATCCCCGACGTTCGGCGAATGGGATTCCGTCCTGATCGACGACATCGACCGCAAAGCGGTCTACCTGTCCGAAGGCCTGGGGCACGCCATTCTGTCCCTCGAAGACGGATCAACCGTCATGTATCTCTGCAGCATCGAGTACTCCCCACAATTCGACCGCGATCTCAATCCATTCGATCCTGACCTGAACATCGCCTGGCCCACCACGGACCGGGCAGGTCAACCTCTGGCCTACGAACTGTCTGAAAAAGATAGTGCCGCAACATCACTCGAGGCGCTGAGAACAAGCGGATCTCTGCCGACTGTGACAGAAAGCCCGTGTTCGCCGAGGACTTGGCGTTGA
- a CDS encoding IS481 family transposase codes for MTHRNAPLTVEGRRRLIERCQSRPIAHVAAEMGISRQCASTWVNRYRKFGELGLQDRSSTPHHQPTATAAGIVAEIEAMRRTRKWSASRITFELRTDGITIARRTVTKILRGLGLHRRRFIDPNGETNRKPQVIVAKRPGQMVHVDIKKLGKIPDGGGWRAHGRGSEQAKRSQRRKTKNKQARVGYTYLHSAIDGNTRLAYTEARDNETAATAIDFMNNARLFFAAHGITRIERVITDNGSCYRAADFTASLREARHYRIRPYTPKHNGKVERYNRILAEELLYSREYSSEQQRRTAVEVWNVHYNYHRPHSARGGRPPAAYRRHRVTNVRSSYS; via the coding sequence GTGACACACCGTAATGCCCCACTCACCGTGGAAGGAAGACGACGCCTGATCGAGCGGTGCCAGAGTCGTCCGATCGCCCACGTCGCCGCCGAAATGGGGATTTCACGACAATGCGCCTCCACCTGGGTCAACCGGTATCGCAAGTTCGGTGAGCTGGGATTACAGGACCGGTCCAGTACGCCACATCATCAGCCGACCGCCACAGCCGCGGGCATCGTGGCCGAGATCGAAGCGATGCGCCGAACCCGGAAATGGTCGGCCTCACGCATCACTTTCGAACTGCGCACCGACGGCATCACCATTGCCCGTCGAACGGTCACGAAAATCCTGAGAGGCCTGGGATTGCACCGTCGCCGGTTCATCGACCCGAACGGCGAAACCAACCGAAAACCGCAGGTAATCGTTGCAAAACGACCTGGTCAGATGGTGCATGTCGACATCAAGAAGCTCGGGAAGATCCCCGACGGCGGCGGGTGGCGTGCCCACGGCCGCGGCTCCGAGCAGGCCAAACGATCGCAGCGTCGGAAAACGAAGAACAAGCAAGCCCGGGTCGGGTACACCTATTTGCATTCCGCGATCGACGGGAACACCCGCCTGGCGTACACCGAGGCCCGCGACAACGAAACCGCCGCAACAGCCATCGATTTCATGAACAACGCCCGACTCTTCTTCGCCGCACACGGCATCACCCGAATCGAGCGCGTGATTACCGACAACGGGTCATGCTATCGGGCAGCAGATTTCACCGCTTCACTCCGCGAAGCTCGGCACTACCGCATCCGGCCGTACACCCCGAAACACAACGGGAAAGTCGAACGGTACAACCGCATCCTCGCCGAAGAACTTCTCTACTCCCGCGAATACAGCAGCGAGCAGCAACGACGCACCGCCGTCGAAGTCTGGAATGTTCACTACAATTACCACCGACCGCATTCAGCACGCGGAGGACGACCGCCCGCCGCTTACCGCCGGCACCGCGTCACCAACGTCCGTTCCTCCTACAGCTAG
- the rfbA gene encoding glucose-1-phosphate thymidylyltransferase RfbA codes for MRGIILAGGTGSRLHPITLGVSKQMLPIYDKPMIYYPLSTLMLANIRDILIITTPHDAEQFRRLLGDGSQFGVNLTYAIQHEPNGLATAFVLGAEHIGNDSVALVLGDNIFYGPGLGTQLKRFSDIDGGAIFAYWVSDPTAYGVIEFDDAGRAISIEEKPESPKSNYAIPGLYFYGSDVVDVARDLKPSDRDEFEISDVNRHYLDAGRLQVDILPRGTAWLDTGTSDSLLEAANYVRTIEHRQGLKIGSPEEVAWRQGFITSDQMRSQAETLGKSGYGDYLLPLLEHGKEW; via the coding sequence ATGCGTGGAATCATTCTGGCCGGCGGCACAGGCTCGCGCCTGCACCCGATCACTCTCGGAGTGAGCAAGCAGATGCTGCCGATCTACGACAAGCCGATGATCTACTACCCGCTTTCCACCCTGATGCTGGCGAATATTCGCGACATTCTCATCATCACCACGCCGCACGACGCTGAACAATTCAGGCGCCTGCTCGGTGACGGTTCCCAATTCGGCGTCAATCTGACTTACGCGATCCAGCACGAACCGAACGGACTCGCAACAGCATTCGTCCTCGGCGCCGAACATATCGGGAACGATTCCGTTGCGCTTGTCTTGGGCGACAACATTTTCTACGGCCCAGGCCTGGGCACCCAGCTGAAACGATTCTCGGACATCGACGGAGGGGCGATCTTCGCCTACTGGGTCTCCGATCCCACCGCCTACGGTGTCATCGAGTTCGACGACGCCGGACGCGCTATCTCCATCGAGGAAAAGCCGGAATCTCCGAAATCGAACTACGCCATCCCCGGACTGTATTTCTACGGCAGCGACGTTGTGGACGTCGCGCGAGACCTGAAGCCTTCCGACCGAGACGAATTCGAAATATCCGACGTCAACCGTCACTACCTCGATGCAGGCCGCCTACAAGTGGACATCCTCCCCCGCGGAACCGCCTGGCTCGATACCGGAACCTCGGACTCCCTACTCGAAGCCGCCAACTACGTGCGAACAATCGAGCACCGCCAGGGCCTCAAAATCGGCTCACCCGAAGAAGTTGCCTGGAGGCAAGGATTCATCACCTCCGACCAAATGCGCTCCCAAGCAGAAACATTAGGCAAATCTGGCTACGGCGACTACCTCCTCCCCCTACTCGAACACGGCAAGGAATGGTGA